A stretch of the Streptomyces sp. WMMB303 genome encodes the following:
- a CDS encoding ATP-binding cassette domain-containing protein, with amino-acid sequence MNEPALVALRGVSFAYEDGPVVLGALDFEVHEGRALALLGRNGSGKTTLMRLLSGGLRPRTGQLAVAGDPVRHDRTGLTRLRTAVQLVVQEPDDQLFAASVAQDVSFGPLNLGLPAPQVHERVQEALTALDIAALADRPTHLLSYGQRKRAAIAGAVAMRPRVLILDEPTAGLDPDGQERLLTTLGELRDGGTTVVMATHDVDLALRWADDAALLTPGGVRSGPVDAVLARPELLREAGLGLPWGIAARELLLAYDVLEDAASAPRTPAELAALAALRAAPRTPAEG; translated from the coding sequence ATGAACGAGCCGGCCCTGGTCGCCCTGCGGGGCGTGTCCTTCGCGTACGAGGACGGCCCGGTCGTGCTCGGCGCCCTCGACTTCGAGGTGCACGAGGGCCGCGCCCTCGCCCTCCTGGGTCGCAACGGCAGCGGCAAGACCACCCTGATGCGGCTGCTCAGCGGCGGGTTGCGGCCTCGGACCGGGCAACTGGCGGTGGCGGGCGACCCGGTCCGGCACGACCGCACGGGCCTCACCCGGCTCCGCACGGCGGTGCAGCTCGTCGTGCAGGAACCGGACGACCAGCTGTTCGCCGCGTCCGTCGCCCAGGACGTCTCCTTCGGGCCGCTCAACCTCGGGCTCCCCGCTCCGCAGGTACACGAGCGCGTCCAGGAGGCGCTCACCGCGCTGGACATCGCGGCACTCGCCGACCGGCCCACCCACCTGCTCTCCTACGGCCAGCGCAAACGGGCCGCGATCGCCGGCGCGGTCGCGATGCGCCCGCGGGTGCTGATCCTGGACGAGCCGACCGCGGGGCTCGACCCGGACGGCCAGGAGCGGCTGCTGACGACCCTCGGCGAGCTGCGGGACGGCGGCACCACGGTGGTGATGGCCACGCACGACGTGGACCTCGCGCTGCGCTGGGCCGACGACGCCGCGCTGCTCACCCCGGGCGGGGTGCGCTCCGGGCCGGTGGACGCCGTCCTCGCGCGCCCGGAACTGCTGCGCGAGGCCGGTCTGGGACTGCCCTGGGGCATCGCCGCCCGGGAGCTGCTGCTGGCGTACGACGTGCTGGAGGATGCCGCTTCCGCCCCGCGCACCCCGGCCGAACTGGCCGCTCTGGCCGCGCTGCGAGCCGCCCCCCGGACCCCGGCCGAGGGGTGA
- a CDS encoding energy-coupling factor ABC transporter permease: MHIAEGFLPPVHAVAWGVAAAPFVVHGARSLTREVREHPESTLLLGAAGAFTFVLSALKLPSVTGSCSHPTGTGLGAILFRPPIMAVLGTIVLLFQALLLAHGGLTTLGANVFSMAIVGPWAGYGAYRLLRRFGAPLMVGVFAGAFVADLSTYCVTSVQLALAFPDPSSGFLGALGKFGSIFAVTQIPLAISEGLLTVLVMRLLVQSSKGELTRLGVLLSGGRKRTETEAAAR, translated from the coding sequence ATGCACATAGCCGAGGGTTTTCTGCCTCCGGTGCACGCGGTCGCCTGGGGCGTCGCGGCGGCGCCGTTCGTCGTCCACGGAGCCCGGTCCCTGACCCGTGAGGTCAGGGAGCATCCCGAGAGCACGTTGCTGCTGGGAGCCGCGGGTGCTTTCACGTTCGTCCTGTCGGCCCTGAAGCTGCCATCGGTCACCGGCAGTTGTTCCCACCCCACCGGTACCGGTCTGGGCGCCATCCTGTTCCGACCGCCGATCATGGCCGTGCTGGGCACCATCGTGCTGCTGTTCCAGGCGCTGCTGCTCGCGCACGGCGGGCTGACCACGCTCGGCGCCAACGTCTTCTCGATGGCGATCGTCGGTCCGTGGGCCGGCTACGGGGCCTACCGGCTGCTGCGGCGCTTCGGCGCGCCGCTGATGGTCGGAGTGTTCGCGGGCGCGTTCGTCGCCGACCTGTCCACCTACTGCGTCACCAGCGTGCAGCTCGCGCTCGCCTTCCCCGACCCGAGCAGCGGCTTCCTCGGCGCACTGGGCAAGTTCGGTTCCATCTTCGCGGTCACCCAGATTCCGCTCGCGATCAGCGAGGGGCTCCTCACGGTGCTCGTCATGCGCCTGCTGGTGCAGTCCAGCAAGGGCGAACTGACCCGGCTGGGCGTGCTCCTGTCGGGCGGGCGGAAGCGGACCGAGACGGAGGCGGCGGCACGATGA
- a CDS encoding GNAT family N-acyltransferase encodes MTTSSTARESAAYTAAVADSAAEVRAAQRLRHEVFGREMGAAAGSRSSGLERDAFDSVADHLIVTETATGDVVGTYRLLPPGRVRLSYADGEFDLGALAGLRTSMIEAGRSCVHPGHRSGAVINLMWSALARYVLLSGHRYLAGCASVPLADGGRSAAHTWALCAARHAPPSGMEVFPHRPWQPSAPAQVTEPAGARTALLPPLLRGYLRLGAWVCGAPAHDPEFGVADFFVILDMEQLNDRYHRYFLGEPG; translated from the coding sequence ATGACAACCTCATCCACAGCAAGGGAAAGCGCCGCCTACACCGCCGCCGTCGCCGACTCCGCGGCCGAGGTGCGGGCCGCGCAGCGGCTCCGCCACGAGGTGTTCGGCCGGGAGATGGGAGCCGCTGCCGGGTCCCGCTCGTCCGGCCTCGAGAGGGACGCCTTCGACTCCGTCGCGGACCATCTGATCGTCACGGAAACCGCGACGGGCGATGTCGTCGGCACCTACCGCCTCCTGCCGCCGGGACGGGTCCGGCTCTCCTACGCGGACGGCGAGTTCGACCTGGGAGCGCTGGCAGGGCTCCGCACGTCGATGATCGAGGCGGGACGGTCATGCGTGCATCCCGGCCACCGGTCCGGAGCAGTGATCAACCTGATGTGGTCGGCGCTCGCCCGCTACGTGCTGCTGTCGGGGCATCGCTACCTGGCGGGCTGTGCCTCGGTGCCGCTGGCGGACGGCGGGCGGAGTGCGGCGCACACGTGGGCGCTGTGCGCCGCACGCCATGCGCCGCCCTCCGGCATGGAGGTCTTCCCGCACCGCCCGTGGCAGCCGTCGGCGCCGGCGCAGGTGACGGAGCCTGCCGGGGCCCGCACCGCGCTGCTCCCGCCGCTGCTGCGCGGCTACCTGCGGCTCGGCGCGTGGGTGTGCGGAGCTCCCGCCCACGACCCGGAGTTCGGCGTCGCCGACTTCTTCGTGATCCTCGACATGGAGCAGTTGAACGACCGCTACCACCGCTACTTCC
- a CDS encoding energy-coupling factor ABC transporter substrate-binding protein, whose amino-acid sequence MKRNTRINALLLVLVAALAVLPLALGLGDDKEEPFTGSDAQAETAITELEPDYEPWFSPLYEPPSGEIESALFALQAALGAGVLAYYFGLRRGRRQGEQRAARARPAGERTDSGADESAIGRV is encoded by the coding sequence ATGAAGCGCAACACCAGGATCAACGCGCTGCTGCTCGTCCTCGTGGCGGCACTCGCCGTCCTGCCGCTGGCCCTGGGGCTCGGCGACGACAAGGAAGAGCCGTTCACCGGATCCGACGCGCAGGCCGAGACGGCCATCACCGAGCTGGAGCCCGACTACGAGCCGTGGTTCTCGCCGCTGTACGAACCACCCTCCGGCGAGATCGAGTCGGCGCTCTTCGCGCTGCAGGCAGCGCTCGGTGCGGGTGTCCTGGCCTACTACTTCGGACTGCGCCGGGGTCGCCGCCAGGGGGAGCAGCGGGCCGCCCGGGCGCGGCCGGCGGGCGAGCGCACCGACAGCGGCGCCGACGAATCCGCCATCGGGCGGGTCTGA
- a CDS encoding LuxR C-terminal-related transcriptional regulator, with the protein MSTPVISAREAEVLGLLGEHLSNAEIAARLFISVRTVESHVSALLRKLEVPDRRALSRRAAESARAGRPRPARALPAPLTAFVGRARECAELAGALKAHRQVTAVGPGGVGKTRLALAVAAEVEGDFADGVWFCDLVPVTDPHRVAAAVAAAVGVGEQPGSGIEDTVVGALADREALLVLDNCEQIPDGVAPFVERLLLACPRVRVLATSRARLMVPFEWVFAVPPLSRVGGGDSDAAALFLERAAAVGRTSDPVAGEQVAALCERLDGMALAIELAAARWATLGLDGLTAGLSDQLRILSGGPRADGRHRSVRAVLDWSHELLEPQDRALLRRISVFAVPFTAQAAAEVAGVAPLDTAAVADGLGRLAEQSLLTVARSGTGTRYRTLATIRQYGAERLAAAGESTAIRSRHLDWCLAAAGGLTHSGSEGLRTRFDALAEELRAALTWAAEQPERRADAHRLALCLAELAFARNLLDEAQQRFEQAAGLAGDAAGAAALRSAAGVAGCRGSGDEMFRLHRAAAAAARRAGDAAAAGRDLATAACVAYRFSTTFARIPAVSEAEALLAEARELCPEGDPASDAALAVAETAVVADAYGAVQGDADNSVPETAAAAERTVELARRAGDPVIESAALDGLSGARSWAGDAFATAAAVRRRIEVLDPQPRTPAGTHELVDALAMAAGTALGVGALPEARRRAGQLAGQPLLAEVGHHATSWLLVADAFAGRGCEVLDGSARFRDAWERSGRQRSSSLGPAAASVAMVHGLRGDTEARAEWLAVVEEAGTPQEYRRGYGAVCDATVLLHRGAAEAAWERVAPEPEQVWKWVCWIWLHWYVGLRTEAAVLAGHPEARGRVEAARRTVAGNPVASAQVDRAEALLEGDRERLPAIAAAFEAADCRYQSARTLLLAGGEHAAAGSAALAALGLAPPAAR; encoded by the coding sequence GTGTCCACTCCAGTGATCTCGGCCCGCGAGGCCGAAGTACTCGGTCTGCTCGGGGAGCACCTCAGCAACGCGGAGATCGCCGCACGGCTGTTCATCTCGGTGCGCACGGTGGAATCGCACGTCTCGGCGCTGCTGCGCAAGCTGGAGGTGCCGGACCGGCGTGCCCTGTCGCGCCGAGCGGCCGAGTCGGCACGCGCCGGACGGCCCCGTCCGGCGCGTGCCCTGCCGGCGCCGCTGACCGCGTTCGTCGGCCGCGCGCGAGAGTGCGCGGAGTTGGCCGGCGCGCTGAAGGCGCATCGACAGGTGACCGCGGTCGGGCCGGGCGGGGTGGGCAAGACCCGGCTGGCGCTGGCGGTGGCCGCGGAGGTCGAAGGCGACTTCGCCGACGGCGTGTGGTTCTGCGACCTGGTACCGGTCACCGACCCACACCGGGTGGCCGCGGCCGTCGCCGCGGCCGTGGGAGTGGGAGAGCAGCCCGGTTCCGGCATCGAGGACACGGTGGTGGGGGCGCTGGCCGACCGGGAGGCGCTGCTGGTGCTGGACAACTGCGAGCAGATACCCGACGGGGTGGCGCCGTTCGTGGAGCGGCTGCTGCTGGCCTGCCCGCGGGTGCGGGTGCTCGCGACCAGCCGGGCCCGGCTGATGGTGCCCTTCGAATGGGTCTTCGCGGTGCCGCCGCTCTCACGGGTCGGCGGGGGCGACTCGGACGCCGCGGCCCTGTTCCTGGAGCGGGCGGCGGCGGTGGGCCGGACGTCGGACCCGGTGGCCGGCGAGCAGGTGGCGGCCCTGTGCGAGCGGCTCGACGGCATGGCGCTGGCGATCGAGCTGGCGGCGGCGCGGTGGGCCACGTTGGGGCTGGACGGTCTGACGGCCGGCCTCTCCGACCAGCTGCGCATCCTGTCCGGCGGCCCCCGCGCCGACGGCAGGCACCGGTCGGTGCGGGCTGTGCTGGACTGGAGCCACGAACTGCTGGAGCCGCAGGACCGGGCGCTGCTGCGGCGGATCTCGGTGTTCGCCGTGCCGTTCACCGCGCAGGCGGCGGCCGAGGTGGCCGGGGTCGCCCCGCTGGACACGGCCGCGGTCGCCGACGGGCTCGGCAGACTCGCCGAACAGAGCCTGCTCACCGTGGCGCGGTCCGGGACCGGCACCCGGTACCGGACCCTGGCGACGATCCGCCAGTACGGGGCGGAACGGCTTGCGGCCGCCGGTGAGTCGACCGCGATCCGCTCCCGCCATCTGGACTGGTGCCTGGCCGCGGCGGGCGGACTCACGCACTCCGGAAGCGAGGGTCTGCGTACCCGCTTCGACGCCCTGGCCGAGGAGCTGCGGGCCGCACTGACCTGGGCGGCGGAACAGCCGGAACGGCGTGCGGACGCCCACCGTCTCGCCCTGTGCCTGGCCGAGTTGGCCTTTGCCCGCAATCTGCTCGACGAGGCGCAGCAGCGGTTCGAGCAGGCGGCCGGGCTCGCCGGGGACGCCGCCGGAGCCGCGGCGCTGCGGAGCGCGGCCGGGGTGGCCGGCTGCCGCGGGAGCGGGGATGAGATGTTCCGCCTGCACCGGGCCGCGGCGGCAGCCGCCCGCCGGGCCGGGGACGCCGCCGCCGCGGGCCGGGACCTGGCCACCGCGGCCTGCGTCGCATACCGCTTCTCCACCACGTTCGCGCGGATTCCGGCGGTGAGCGAGGCGGAGGCGCTGCTCGCCGAGGCGCGGGAGCTGTGCCCCGAGGGCGACCCCGCGAGCGATGCGGCACTCGCGGTGGCCGAGACGGCCGTGGTCGCGGATGCGTACGGCGCGGTCCAGGGGGATGCGGACAACTCCGTGCCGGAGACGGCCGCAGCTGCCGAACGGACGGTCGAGCTGGCCCGGCGGGCAGGTGACCCGGTGATCGAGTCCGCTGCGCTGGACGGCCTCTCCGGCGCCCGGAGCTGGGCCGGGGACGCCTTCGCCACCGCCGCCGCGGTGCGGCGCCGCATCGAGGTGCTGGACCCGCAGCCGCGGACTCCGGCCGGTACGCACGAGTTGGTGGACGCCCTGGCCATGGCCGCGGGTACGGCGCTGGGCGTGGGCGCGCTGCCGGAGGCCCGCCGCCGGGCCGGGCAGCTCGCGGGCCAGCCACTGCTGGCCGAGGTGGGCCATCACGCCACGTCCTGGCTGCTGGTCGCTGACGCGTTCGCGGGCCGCGGGTGCGAAGTGCTCGACGGCAGCGCCCGGTTCCGCGACGCGTGGGAGCGCAGCGGCCGGCAGCGGTCCTCCTCGCTGGGGCCGGCTGCCGCCTCGGTGGCGATGGTGCACGGCCTGCGGGGCGACACGGAGGCCCGGGCGGAATGGCTCGCCGTCGTCGAGGAGGCCGGTACTCCGCAGGAGTACCGGCGCGGCTACGGCGCGGTCTGCGACGCGACGGTCCTGCTCCACCGGGGAGCCGCGGAGGCGGCCTGGGAGCGCGTGGCACCGGAGCCGGAGCAGGTGTGGAAGTGGGTCTGCTGGATCTGGCTGCACTGGTACGTGGGGCTTCGGACGGAGGCCGCGGTGCTGGCCGGACATCCGGAGGCCCGCGGCCGGGTCGAGGCCGCCCGGCGCACCGTCGCGGGCAACCCGGTCGCCTCCGCCCAGGTGGACCGGGCCGAGGCACTGCTGGAGGGGGACCGGGAGCGGCTGCCGGCCATCGCCGCGGCGTTCGAGGCGGCGGACTGCCGCTACCAGTCGGCACGCACACTGCTGCTCGCCGGGGGCGAGCACGCGGCGGCCGGATCGGCCGCGCTCGCCGCCCTCGGCCTCGCACCGCCCGCGGCCCGGTAG
- a CDS encoding DUF1801 domain-containing protein: MTSTKSSAYQGFTAEERAAMKDHAQEQKKAARRASQAEKAAEAERDVLAKIAEMQDSDRVMAERVHAVVTAAAPVLAPKLWYGMPAYALEGKIVCFFQSAAKFKARYATLGFSDQARLDDGPMWAAGFALTEVTPEVEARIAALVERAVS, from the coding sequence ATGACCAGCACCAAGAGCAGCGCCTACCAGGGGTTCACGGCCGAGGAGCGGGCCGCGATGAAGGATCACGCACAGGAGCAGAAGAAGGCGGCGCGCCGCGCCTCCCAGGCGGAGAAGGCCGCGGAGGCGGAACGGGACGTCCTGGCGAAGATCGCCGAGATGCAGGACTCCGACCGGGTCATGGCCGAGCGCGTCCACGCCGTCGTCACGGCCGCCGCACCGGTCCTCGCACCGAAACTCTGGTACGGGATGCCCGCCTACGCGCTGGAGGGAAAGATCGTCTGCTTCTTCCAGAGCGCGGCCAAGTTCAAGGCGCGGTACGCCACTCTCGGCTTCAGCGACCAGGCGCGGCTGGACGACGGGCCGATGTGGGCGGCGGGTTTCGCGCTGACCGAGGTGACGCCCGAGGTGGAGGCGCGGATCGCCGCGCTCGTCGAGCGGGCGGTGAGCTGA
- the cbiQ gene encoding cobalt ECF transporter T component CbiQ: protein MLPIDAAAHSSRWRRRHPVDKAVLGLGLTVLAISLPPWPGAALVLGTALTVLLGPAGVPARRLWRAYRVPLGFCVTGAVTLLFQVGGPDAFVSLADGGPARAGRLLLRTSAASLGVLLFAFTTPMSDLLPRLVRAGVPAPVVDVALMTYRTGFLLLDSVRRVREAQAARLGHTTRSAQWRSAAGLGAIAFVRAFDRAARLQAGLVGRGYEGTLRVLVPEARVSPRFTAASLLLLAAVTAATLALENPLS from the coding sequence GTGCTGCCCATCGACGCGGCGGCGCACAGCAGTCGCTGGCGCCGCCGCCACCCCGTGGACAAAGCCGTGCTCGGGCTGGGGCTGACCGTCCTGGCCATCTCGCTGCCGCCCTGGCCCGGCGCGGCACTCGTGCTCGGGACGGCGCTCACCGTGCTGCTGGGCCCGGCAGGGGTGCCGGCGCGCAGGCTCTGGCGGGCCTACCGGGTGCCGCTGGGCTTCTGCGTGACCGGAGCGGTCACTCTGCTGTTCCAGGTCGGCGGCCCGGACGCGTTCGTCTCCCTGGCCGACGGCGGCCCTGCCCGCGCGGGCCGGCTGCTGCTGCGCACCTCCGCGGCCTCGCTCGGCGTGCTCCTGTTCGCCTTCACCACGCCGATGTCCGACCTGCTGCCGCGCCTGGTCCGGGCCGGAGTGCCCGCGCCCGTGGTGGACGTCGCGCTGATGACGTACCGCACCGGCTTCCTGCTCCTGGACTCCGTGCGCCGCGTCCGGGAGGCGCAGGCCGCCCGGCTCGGACACACCACACGGTCCGCGCAGTGGCGCTCTGCGGCCGGGCTCGGTGCGATCGCTTTCGTACGCGCCTTCGACCGGGCGGCCCGGCTCCAGGCCGGCCTCGTCGGACGGGGCTACGAGGGAACCCTGCGCGTCCTGGTGCCCGAAGCGCGCGTCTCCCCCCGCTTCACCGCCGCGAGCCTGCTGCTGCTCGCCGCCGTCACCGCAGCCACCCTCGCACTGGAGAACCCGCTGTCATGA